TACCGCGTGTAGGGCCGTTCATAAACGCTAAGTACATAGGCAAATGGCGCTTGCCAGTTTCAACGCCAGGATGCTTCGTGGGAATCAAAGCACATGTAATGCCTAAGGCTTCTTTGTCACCCAATAGATGTTCTGGATCGAAAAGCTTAAACGCCAGACCTAATACGGTGGCGATAGGACACAAAGTGATATAACGTTTCGACCAATTTAGGCGAATACCTAGCATTTCTTTGCCTTCATGCATCCCTTTGCAAACGACACCACGATCAAGCATCGCGCCCGCATCGCTGCCGGCTTCTTCAGAGGTTAAAGCAAAACAAGGGATTTCTTCGGCGGTGGCCAAACGAGGTAAATAATAGTTTTTTTGCTCATCCGTACCATAATGCAATAATAACTCAGCAGGGCCTAAAGAGTTGGGGACCATCACAGACACGGCCGCTGAAATACTTTTAGCCGCGATTTTAGAGACCACCGTTGACTGCGCCAACGCTGAAAAACCAAGCCCGCCGTATTGTTTAGGAATCAACATACCGAAAAATTTTTCGCGCTTGATAAAATCCCAGGTTTCTTTATTCATATCACGATCATGAATGACCTGCCAATCGTCAATCATTTCGCATAAGCGTTGCGTTTGCTTATCGATAAAAGCCTGCTCTTCTTGGCTTAAGCCAGGCTTTGGCATAGCGTGCAATTTTTTCCAATTGGGTTTGCCTGAAAACAAATCGCCTTCCCACCAAACCGTACCCGCCTCTAAGGCTTCGCGCTCAGTTTGGCTAATTGGCGGCAATACCCTGCGTGCTGCGTTAATTAAAAAACGTGTAATGAAGTGACGACGACATAGATTAGCATTAGCAAAAACACCAACCACTATAAATATCAGCCAGGCGGCTAATAAAATAAAACCGTGAAACTCAGGGATCCAGCTCATGAGAAATAACAGAACAAAAAAGACCGGCGTCCACACTAAGCGTGACGCACGAACATAAGCCAAGCCGAAGAAAAGACCGAACAATAGCACTAATTCAATAAGGAACATTTTTGACCATCCCAGGCTTGTCATGATTGTGCGCAGACGATACGAAGCTTAGCCTTGAATGTCAAGTCAGAGCGCCCTATTAGTGAAGCCGTAAATTCAAAAAACGCATCGAAACAAGCCTTAGAAAATAAGGCGAATTAAGCATGGTCATGCTTAGACATTAATCGTGAACTTTAGATCCCATAGAATGCGCAGTGCTGAGCAGTTTCAGCACACTTATAGCCCGATTTTTGATCAATAGTATAGGGAGCCCAAGGAGGTTGCACACCCTCCTTGTTCATCGGCACCGAGGTTGGGTTATTGTATTTAATCTGAAGCGTTGGACCAAGCATACCACCAAGATCATAAGCACACTCGAGCTTACTGCTAAAAATTTGCGCGTATGAAAAAGGGGCGCCCGGACCGGCCGCAGGTACATCTTGCAATAGAGTCCAGTGGCTCACGTCCAGGGTCTGAGGAAACGCGGGTGGGCAGGTCTGCAACTCCATAGCGAAAGCAGATTGCGAGAAGGCCGCTAAAGCAATCCCCGTTGAGAAAATGAACGCCCATTTCGAAGTTAAGGTCATTTTTTCCTCTCTTTGTTCACAGTAATCAATCAATTTTTGATCAATCTAACGTAATATCCACGTAAAAACAAGTCGCTTCAGGACGAAACCGTTGGTCATTCGTCGAAAAAGAATAAAACTTGACTTATTCTCATTTTGTTCTCATACTCAAATCACAAATACGATAACAGGGGAAGGAAGATGAAAACACCGCGCATGAGGGACACCCTCTCGTTTATTAAGGACTACATCAAGCTGCATGACTACGCGCCCACGGTGGCAGAAATTGCCCGAGGGCTTGGCTTGAAGTCGACGGGGGTTACACACCGCTATATCAAGCAACTGGAGGAAGTTGGGATGCTCCGCCTGGTTGAAGGTAAGCGACGTAACATCGAACTCTCAGAACCGGAAAAGGATGAAAACTTCTGCCTTCCCCTACTGGGTAAAATTGCCGCTGGCCGCCCCATCGAAGCCATCCCCGGGATTGAAACCATCGATTTGGCTCGCACTTTGCTAGGCGATGATCGCTATATTTTAAAAGTCTCTGGCGACTCCATGATTGAAGAAGGCATTTTCGACGGTGACCTTGTGGTGTGTGTGCACAGCAACACTGCTAAAAATGGTGATGTTGTCGTCGCTCTGGTTGACGAAGAATCTGCCACCCTCAAGCGTTTCTATCAACCGAGCAAAAATAAAATCGTGTTACAACCGGCCAACGCCGACCACGCCGCCATGGAATTTGAAGCGCAGCGCATCAAAATCCAGGGCATCATGATTGGCTTATTGAGGATTGCGGCCTAAAAAAGTCGCCATCCCGGAAAACGCCTAGCGTTTATCCCGGATCCACGGATCTCCGCTTTCGCAGTGATGACAAAAACGGTTGCTACATAAAGTGAGCCGATGCGAGGCAAATGCGAACGAGACCGAGGGAGTGTACAACCGTACATGACCGAGGATGAGGAAGCATTTAACAAAGCAGATGCCGCACACAGAAAGATCTCGCTTAATTTAAGCGAGCCGATGCGAGGCAAATGCGAACGAGACCGAGGGAGTGTACANNNNNNNNNNNNNNNNNNNNNNNNNNNTGAGGGAGCATTTAACAACGCAGATGCCGCTTAAATTAAGCGAGAAAAGGTTTGAGCTGGCTTCGACGCTTAGCCCTGCCCACTCAAAACTTACGAGTGCGCAGCCTAAGCGTCGAACATTTTAAGCTGTCCAGCCTGCTAATATTTCGATAATTTTCTTAGCCTGTTCAACATTTGAGATGTTAAATTTCGAGCGCATTTGATACGCACCGTTGCGCTTTTGATAACGGCGTACAGCAAATTTATCCGGCCCATACGCCTCTGCTTTATAATCCCACTCTTGGTAGCGAAACATCATCGTGACCCAAGCACCGCCTTTAGCCAATAACGCTTTATCGAGTTCTTTTATTTTCTCCACACCGTCTTCATGGTATGAAATGGTCAAACCTTCTACTGTTTCTGACATACGGCCTCCTGTGTCTTTGCGCACACTCTAAAGGATGCCGCCATAAAAGCCAATAGGTAGTTGACGAAGAATCAAAGACATAGCATACTATGCGCGATTTTTACGCAAAGGAGCGATCATGGCCAGAGAAGATAACATTGAACTCGAAGGTGTGGTACTAGACACATTACCCAACACCATGTTTCGTGTGAAGCTTGAAAACGGCCATGTCATTACCGCCCATATCTCCGGCAAAATGCGCAAAAACTACATTCGCATCCTAACAGGCGACAAAGTCCGCGTGGAAATGACACCGTACGACCTTTCAAAAGGCCGAATCACGTTTCGCGAGAAAAACTAACACCGAACCCGAGAACCTAAAAAGCGAGCTCAAGGCTCGCTTTTTTATTTGAAGCCAGCACAATTACTTCTCAAGCTTTTCAGGTACCTTGGTTTCCTTAGCCACCACTTTCAGCTCTCCATCAGCCGTGGTCACATTCACCTCACCACCTTTAATCAACTCACCGAACAACAATTCATTGGCCAATGGTTTTTTGATCTTGTCTTGAATCAAACGTTTCATCGGGCGAGCACCCATCAGCTCATCGTAACCGTGTTCAGCCAGCCACACCCGCGCAGATTCATCAACGTTAAGCGTGACTTTTTTCTCTTCAAGCTGCTGCTCAAGCTGCATCAAGAACTTGTTCACAACATCGGCAATCGTCGTGATGCTCAGCGGTTTAAATTCGACAATCGCATCCAAACGGTTTCTAAATTCAGGGCTGAAGGTTTTCTTCAACTCTTCCATACCGTCTTTGGTGTGATCTTGCTTTTTAAAGCCAATCGATGCGCGGCTAATGACTTGCGCACCCGCATTGGTGGTCAGCACCAAAATCACGTGGCGAAAATCCACTTCACGACCATTGCTATCGGTTAGTCGGCCATGATCCATCACTTGCAGCAAAAGGTTATACACATCAGGATGCGCTTTTTCGATTTCATCAAGCAAAACGATGGCGTGTGGGTGTTTCAAGACATCGTCTGTTAGCAACCCGCCTTGATCGTAGCCCACATAACCTGGGGGGGCACCAATCAAACGAGCAACAGAATGGCGCTCCATGTATTCCGACATATCAAAGCGCAATAACTTCACACCTAATAAGCGTGACAACTGCAAGACCACCTCGGTTTTACCCACACCCGTGGGGCCTGCAAATAAAAATGAACCCACCGGCTTTTCTTCTTCGCGAAGACCGGAGCGTGCGAGTTTGATCGCATCAACGACCTTTTCAATCGCTTCAGATTGACCAAAAACTTGAAACTTCAAATCGCGCTCAAGGTTTTTTAACAAGTGCTTATCTGAACTTGATACACTTTTCTCAGGAATACGCGCAAGCTTAGCCACAATTTCTTCAATTTGGCCCACACCGATTTTAATGGGCTTATCATTGTCTGATTTTCGGCGAATACGAAAATACGCGCCGGCTTCATCAATCACGTCAATCGCTTTGTCTGGCAAAAAACGCTCGGTTAGATATTTATTTGAAAGCTCGCTCGCAGCCTTTAACGCTTGATCCGTGTATTCCACATGATGATGCTCTTCAAAGCGGGACTTCAAGCCTTTTAAGATCAATGTGGTTTGATCCACCGTGGTCTCTGGCACATCGATCTTTCTAAAACGACGTGAAAGTGCGCGATCTTTTTCAAAGACATTGCGGTATTCTTGATACGTTGTCGCACCCATGCAACGCAACTCACCACGCGATAATAAAGGTTTCAATAAGTTGGAGACATCCATCGCCCCGCCAGACGCTGAACCCGCACCAATAATCGTATGAATTTCATCAATAAACAAAATCGCGTTCGGCACACGACTGAGCTGCTCTAGCAAAAGCTTCATGCGCTTTTCAAAATCACCGCGATACTTAGTGCCCGCAAGTAAAGCGCCTAAATCCAAGCTATACACTACAGCATCTTTGATGGCTTCTGGCACGCGGCCTTCCACAATGGCCAACGCCAAGCCTTCCGCAATGGCAGTTTTACCCACACCCGCTTCACCAACCAGCAAGGGATTATTTTTACGTCGCCTCGCCAAGGTTTGAATCGAAAACTCAACCTGCTCTTCACGACCGATGAGCGGATCAAGCCGCCCTTGCTTAGCTTTATCATTTAAATTAACGGTGAGTTTTTCAAGCGAACTGTCGGAGTCTTCTTCATTCGCCCCCCCCATGGATGAAAAGCCGCCCATGCCCAAATCTGATTCATGCGAAGTATGCGACGCACCACTTGAGGGCGGCGGCGGCTGCTTGTGACCATGGCTGATAAAATTCAACACATCTAAGCGTGAGACATTTTCTTGCTTGAGCAAATACACACTTTGACTTTCTTGCTCACTGAAAATAGCAGCTAAGACATTTGCCCCTGTGACTTCCGTTTTCCCAGAGGATTGCACTTGAAACACTGCACGCTGCAATACACGCTGAAACCCAATAGTTGGCTGCGTTTCTCGCTGCGGCACATCTTCAGGCACAACAGGTGAAGTTTCATCAATAAAGGCAATCAAGTTTTGGCGTAAGCGTGAATTTTTCGCACCGCAAGCGTGCAACACTTCTTGCGCATCCGAATTTTC
The Gammaproteobacteria bacterium CG11_big_fil_rev_8_21_14_0_20_46_22 DNA segment above includes these coding regions:
- the clpA gene encoding ATP-dependent Clp protease ATP-binding subunit ClpA, which gives rise to MLNQALEATLSQAYRLASEKRHEFLTVEHLLLALLENSDAQEVLHACGAKNSRLRQNLIAFIDETSPVVPEDVPQRETQPTIGFQRVLQRAVFQVQSSGKTEVTGANVLAAIFSEQESQSVYLLKQENVSRLDVLNFISHGHKQPPPPSSGASHTSHESDLGMGGFSSMGGANEEDSDSSLEKLTVNLNDKAKQGRLDPLIGREEQVEFSIQTLARRRKNNPLLVGEAGVGKTAIAEGLALAIVEGRVPEAIKDAVVYSLDLGALLAGTKYRGDFEKRMKLLLEQLSRVPNAILFIDEIHTIIGAGSASGGAMDVSNLLKPLLSRGELRCMGATTYQEYRNVFEKDRALSRRFRKIDVPETTVDQTTLILKGLKSRFEEHHHVEYTDQALKAASELSNKYLTERFLPDKAIDVIDEAGAYFRIRRKSDNDKPIKIGVGQIEEIVAKLARIPEKSVSSSDKHLLKNLERDLKFQVFGQSEAIEKVVDAIKLARSGLREEEKPVGSFLFAGPTGVGKTEVVLQLSRLLGVKLLRFDMSEYMERHSVARLIGAPPGYVGYDQGGLLTDDVLKHPHAIVLLDEIEKAHPDVYNLLLQVMDHGRLTDSNGREVDFRHVILVLTTNAGAQVISRASIGFKKQDHTKDGMEELKKTFSPEFRNRLDAIVEFKPLSITTIADVVNKFLMQLEQQLEEKKVTLNVDESARVWLAEHGYDELMGARPMKRLIQDKIKKPLANELLFGELIKGGEVNVTTADGELKVVAKETKVPEKLEK
- a CDS encoding repressor LexA — protein: MKTPRMRDTLSFIKDYIKLHDYAPTVAEIARGLGLKSTGVTHRYIKQLEEVGMLRLVEGKRRNIELSEPEKDENFCLPLLGKIAAGRPIEAIPGIETIDLARTLLGDDRYILKVSGDSMIEEGIFDGDLVVCVHSNTAKNGDVVVALVDEESATLKRFYQPSKNKIVLQPANADHAAMEFEAQRIKIQGIMIGLLRIAA
- a CDS encoding translation initiation factor IF-1; this encodes MAREDNIELEGVVLDTLPNTMFRVKLENGHVITAHISGKMRKNYIRILTGDKVRVEMTPYDLSKGRITFREKN